A window of the Microplitis mediator isolate UGA2020A chromosome 5, iyMicMedi2.1, whole genome shotgun sequence genome harbors these coding sequences:
- the LOC130667744 gene encoding homeobox protein GBX-1 isoform X2 — protein MMQEHKSFLIRDLLGDVLAERVQEDDSALHSDSEDTIDPGSSPCTRLSSPNPLLSPSPDPPVNSIKSCGGPTSGGTQSGRKPRRRRTAFTHAQLAYLERKFRCQKYLSVADRSDVADALSLSETQVKTWYQNRRTKWKRQNQLRLEQLRHQATVEKELLVRGVGLHHGSIDAYCPPYSQTGNSPHPQPPPPPPAPSSASTAAFLSTAAALFRNVTYVHGCPL, from the exons atgatgcaAGAACACAAATCGTTTCTTATAAGAGATCTTTTGGGTGACGTACTTGCAGAACGTGTCCAAG AAGACGACTCGGCGCTTCACTCAGACTCCGAAGATACGATAGATCCTGGAAGTAGCCCCTGCACAAGACTGAGCAGTCCGAATCCATTGCTATCACCGTCGCCGGATCCGCCAGttaactcaataaaatcttGCGGCGGACCTACTTCGGGTGGCACTCAATCAGGACGCAAACCTCGAAGAAGACGTACGGCATTCACTCACGCACAATTGGCTTATCTTGAACGTAAATTTCGCTGTCAGAAGTATCTGAGTGTTGCTGATCGTAGTGATGTAGCTGATGCTTTGTCGTTGTCCGAAACTCAAGTTAAAACATGGTATCAAAATAGAAg AACAAAGTGGAAGCGCCAAAATCAACTAAGACTTGAGCAATTACGGCACCAAGCGACGGTAGAAAAAGAACTTCTCGTACGCGGAGTTGGACTTCATCATGGCAGCATTGACGCTTATTGTCCGCCGTACTCACAAACCGGAAACTCACCACATCCACAGCCACCTCCTCCACCACCAGCACCTTCCTCAGCGTCAACCGCAGCCTTTTTGTCCACCGCAGCCGCACTTTTTCGCAATGTCACATACGTACACGGATGTCCACTTTAA
- the LOC130669155 gene encoding mitochondrial-processing peptidase subunit alpha translates to MLVRIPQTSLTTAFKNSCYSSGHLKYFNLLQKCRFSSQGAPGHLQKISQSVTGFPPLSEPVLNLPKPIYSTAKEEDQTTQISVLSNGLRVASENRFGKFCTIGVLIDSGPRFEVAYPSGISHFLEKLAFNSTKNYESRDDIMLTLEKHGGICDCQASRDTFIYAASAESQGLDTVTKILGDIVLRPVITDDELTFARQTVQFELESLHTRPEQEPLLIDMIHAAAYRDNTLGLPKICPSENIDKINRNILFTYLKNHYTPKRMVVAGVGIDHNDLVNAVQKYFVDERPIWVEDNTLALDKGSYAVDNSIAQYTGGLIVEDCNVPVYAGPSGLPELSHVVIGLEGCSHQDPDFISMCVLNMMMGGGGSFSAGGPGKGMYTRLYTNVLNRYHWLYSATAYNHAYIDTGLFCIHASSTPAHVKEMVQVIVKELVAMSGNMTESELARAKKQLQSMLLMNLEQRPVVFEDIGRQVLATGSRKRPEYFIQEIDKVSKDDIHKVARRLLKSPPSVAARGEVKNHLSLSDIQAGLLDSQGRMPGSRNRLSLFR, encoded by the exons atGTTGGTAAGAATACCGCAAACGTCATTGACGACAGCTTTTAAAAatag ttgttATAGCTCGggccatttaaaatatttcaatttattgcaAAAATGTCGGTTTTCATCTCAAGGAGCACCAGgacatttacaaaaaatatcacagAGTGTCACTGGATTTCCACCGCTGTCAGAGCCAGTTTTGAATTTACCTAAACCTATTTATTCAACAGCCAAAGAAGAAGATCAAACGACGCAGATAAGTGTCCTGTCAAATGGATTGAGAGTTGCGTCAGAAAATAGATTCGGAAAATTTTGTACTATAGGAG TTCTAATTGACTCAGGACCTAGATTTGAAGTCGCATATCCCAGTGGTATTTctcattttcttgaaaaattagcTTTCAAT tcgaCGAAAAATTACGAAAGCAGAGATGACATAATGCTGACGTTAGAAAAGCACGGCGGTATTTGTGACTGTCAAGCATCACgagatacatttatatatgcaGCGTCTGCTGAAAGTCAAGGCCTAGATACAGTAACTAAAATTCTTGGAGATATAGTTCTGAGGCCAGTGATCACAGATGACGAACTGACTTTTGCCCGCCAAACTGTTCAGTTTGAATTGGAGTCATTGCATACACGACCTGAACAAGAACCTTTACTTATAGATATGATCCATGCC GCTGCATATCGAGATAATACACTTGGTCTTCCAAAAATATGTCCATCAGAAAacatcgataaaataaatcgcaatattttatttacgtatttaaaaaatcattacacACCTAAACGAATGGTTGTAGCTGGAGTTGGTATTGATCATAATGATCTAGTCAATGCAGttcaaaa atattttgtTGATGAAAGACCGATTTGGGTTGAAGATAATACTCTAGCTTTAGATAAAGGATCTTATGCAGTAGATAATTCAATAGCTCAATATACTGGCGGATTAATAGTG gaAGATTGTAATGTACCAGTTTATGCTGGACCCAGTGGTCTTCCTGAGTTGTCTCACGTCGTGATAGGACTTGAAGGATGCTCGCATCAAGATCCTGACTTTATTTCAATGTGTGTTCTTAATATGATGATGGGAGGAGGCGGTAGTTTTAGTGCTGGAGGTCCTGGTAAAGGAATGTACACTCGTCTTTACACTAATGTACTCAACAG gtATCATTGGCTATACAGTGCGACTGCATACAATCATGCATACATAGACACGGGTCTATTTTGTATTCATGCATCATCGACACCCGCGCATGTAAAAGAAATGGTACAAGTTATCGTTAAAGAATTAGTTGCCATGTCTGGAAATATGACCGAGAGCGAATTAGCA agAGCTAAGAAACAATTACAGTCAATGTTACTAATGAATTTGGAACAAAGGCCAGTTGTTTTTGAAGACATTGGTCGTCAAGTCCTTGCTACGGGATCAAGGAAACGTCCAGAATATTTCATCCAAGAAATAg ACAAAGTATCGAAAGATGACATTCACAAAGTAGCGCGTCGTTTACTTAAATCTCCCCCGAGTGTTGCAGCTCGTggagaagttaaaaatcatttGTCGTTATCCGACATCCAAGCTGGTCTGTTGGATAGTCAAGGTCGAATGCCAGGATCGCGGAATAGACTTTCACTCTTCCGTTGA
- the LOC130667893 gene encoding zinc finger CCCH-type with G patch domain-containing protein, which yields MTDVDSLREAIEQYEAQLSQVQLALTTATEGHDKDNLLSLQSDIQELIALTKESLRSAEGKDTSDNEDDGLSDSQDEEDDPMAKEYAMFKAELEEEETKTKDENEQQESSSNSNSIEDELKTLEGMKCRAPHGSSWGGTGYHNAMVSSILRHNQDNITSINDIMVKVLFINPIHKEMLPCSYFLNGSCKFSDDKCHYSHGEIVPFSSLQEYREPDYSTIKMGSRVLAKEKNGIWHRSVVIKAPEKEGDYYRVKFESSGNIIELDIHDLLPLHDDEILVMSDTSDSNDSDVDYDNYQNIEKNKNKEELINKSLFQLNSMEPLGKWEQHTRGMGSKLMAQMGYVLGTGLGKKSDGRIVPVEATVLPAGKSLDHCMELRENAGGDKNLFSVQKRMKIQTRKLEKQQEKQYQREKTRDRNVFDFINNTLGDIPKDNSKPSSSNSRKSLKTETTRDLNLASFRIDEDIKKLEHESSKLMNSLGKYSKGSIPYNNLVIQYNDKQNQLTHLRFKLKNITAEQKDRKDKLIIF from the exons ATGACCGATGTAGATAGTTTACGAGAAGCTATTGAACAATACGAGGCTCAG CTGTCTCAAGTTCAATTGGCACTGACTACAGCAACTGAAGGACACGACAAGGATAATTTACTTAGTCTTCAATCGGATATCCAAGAGCTTATTGCATTGACTAAAGAAAGTTTACGAAGTGCTGAAGGAAAGGACACTAGTGATAATGAAGATGACGGTTTGTCTGACAGTCAAGATGAAGAAGATGATCCTATGGCCAAAGAATACGCTATGTTTAag GCTGAATTAGAGGAAGAAGAGACAAAAACTAAAGACGAGAATGAGCAACAGGAGTCATCATCAAATAGCAATTCAATAGaa GATGAGCTTAAGACATTAGAAGGTATGAAATGTCGGGCTCCACATGGTAGCAGCTGGGGTGGCACTGGTTATCACAATGCCATGGTTTCTTCTATCCTTAGACATAATCAAGATAATATTACCagtattaatgatattatg gTAAAAGTATTATTCATTAACCCAATCCATAAAGAAATGTTACCGTGTTCATATTTCCTCAATGGATCATGTAAATTTTCTGATGATAAATGTCATTACTCACATGGAGAAATAGTCCCGTTTTCTAGTTTACAGGAATACAG agaacCTGATTACTCAACAATAAAAATGGGTAGCCGTGTATtagctaaagaaaaaaatggaataTGGCACAGATCTGTTGTAATAAAAGCACCCGAAAAAGAAGGCGATTATTATCGAGTTAAATTTGAATCTAGTGGTAACATTATAGAGTTAGATATCCATGACCTTTTACCACTTCATGACGACGAAATATTAGTAATGTCTGACACATCAGACAGCAATGATTCTGACGTAGATTATGATAACTatcaaaatattgaaaaaaataaaaataaagaggaattaataaataaatcactgTTTCAATTGAATTCAATGGAGCCGCTGGGCAAGTGGGAGCAACATACACGTGGAATGGGAAGCAAATTAATGGCACAAATGGGCTATGTATTAGGCACTGGACTGGGTAAAAAGTCTGATGGCAGAATAGTACCAGTTGAAGCAACCGTTTTGCCTGCTGGCAAATCCCTAGATCACTGTATGGAACTCCGCGAAAATGCTGGGGGCGACAAGAATTTATTTAGCGTTCAAAAGAGGATGAAAATTCAGACACGTAAGCTGGAAAAACAGCAGGAGAAGCAGTATCAGAGAGAAAAAACCCGTGATAGAAatgtttttgattttattaacaataccCTTGGTGATATAC CAAAAGATAATAGTAAACCTAGCAGTTCAAATAgcagaaaaagtttaaaaacagAAACGACTCGTGATCTCAACCTCGCAAGTTTCCGTATCGACGAAGATATAAAGAAACTCGAGCATGAATCATCCAAACTTATGAATTCCCTGGGAAAGTATTCCAAAGGAAGCATTCCGTATAATAATCTTGTTATACAGTATAACGATAAACAGAATCAACTTACGCATTTAcgttttaaacttaaaaacaTAACAGCCGAACAGAAAGATAGAAAAGATAAactaattatattttga
- the LOC130667744 gene encoding homeobox protein slou isoform X1, with the protein MMQEHKSFLIRDLLGDVLAERVQDDSEDDSALHSDSEDTIDPGSSPCTRLSSPNPLLSPSPDPPVNSIKSCGGPTSGGTQSGRKPRRRRTAFTHAQLAYLERKFRCQKYLSVADRSDVADALSLSETQVKTWYQNRRTKWKRQNQLRLEQLRHQATVEKELLVRGVGLHHGSIDAYCPPYSQTGNSPHPQPPPPPPAPSSASTAAFLSTAAALFRNVTYVHGCPL; encoded by the exons atgatgcaAGAACACAAATCGTTTCTTATAAGAGATCTTTTGGGTGACGTACTTGCAGAACGTGTCCAAG atgatTCAGAAGACGACTCGGCGCTTCACTCAGACTCCGAAGATACGATAGATCCTGGAAGTAGCCCCTGCACAAGACTGAGCAGTCCGAATCCATTGCTATCACCGTCGCCGGATCCGCCAGttaactcaataaaatcttGCGGCGGACCTACTTCGGGTGGCACTCAATCAGGACGCAAACCTCGAAGAAGACGTACGGCATTCACTCACGCACAATTGGCTTATCTTGAACGTAAATTTCGCTGTCAGAAGTATCTGAGTGTTGCTGATCGTAGTGATGTAGCTGATGCTTTGTCGTTGTCCGAAACTCAAGTTAAAACATGGTATCAAAATAGAAg AACAAAGTGGAAGCGCCAAAATCAACTAAGACTTGAGCAATTACGGCACCAAGCGACGGTAGAAAAAGAACTTCTCGTACGCGGAGTTGGACTTCATCATGGCAGCATTGACGCTTATTGTCCGCCGTACTCACAAACCGGAAACTCACCACATCCACAGCCACCTCCTCCACCACCAGCACCTTCCTCAGCGTCAACCGCAGCCTTTTTGTCCACCGCAGCCGCACTTTTTCGCAATGTCACATACGTACACGGATGTCCACTTTAA